One window from the genome of Nocardioides panaciterrulae encodes:
- a CDS encoding phosphatase PAP2 family protein, which translates to MPDLHPDTATRTQPDPDTEATHREALPSWVLRVWAVMVVFGVITLVRSSAVGIPLKDPHGHILRSKIAYTLVAFTAFVLIEAATRVPRRGWSATALVTAVRERWTRRRLLLAGLAVLAYHLVYFCYHNLKSWDVFIAPHDQMLESVDHWLFLGHSPAVLLHDLLGQHAAAWVLMVWYESFPTLEQLAIPAALVFAPRMREAYVGVASGLWIWILGTASYYAIPTLGPFNAAPRDFSGLPHMMIQDTQARYLAQRNDLLAHPHAPDAFAQISAFASLHVGVTTTILLMFRYYGMRRSTRAMTVFLIGTIVATIYLGWHFAVDDIAGLFIGWLSVRLGRWTIHPPARAAREVASGRPKLGSGSQLR; encoded by the coding sequence ATGCCCGACCTGCACCCGGACACCGCGACGCGCACGCAGCCGGACCCCGACACCGAGGCCACCCACCGCGAGGCGCTGCCCTCCTGGGTGCTCCGGGTCTGGGCGGTCATGGTCGTGTTCGGGGTCATCACGCTGGTCCGGTCCTCCGCCGTCGGCATCCCGCTGAAGGACCCGCACGGGCACATCCTGCGGTCGAAGATCGCCTACACGCTGGTGGCCTTCACCGCGTTCGTCCTCATCGAGGCCGCCACCCGGGTGCCCCGTCGCGGCTGGAGCGCGACCGCGCTGGTGACGGCCGTGCGCGAGCGGTGGACGCGCCGACGGCTCCTCCTGGCCGGTCTCGCCGTGCTCGCGTACCACCTCGTCTACTTCTGCTACCACAACCTGAAGAGCTGGGACGTCTTCATCGCGCCCCACGACCAGATGCTCGAATCCGTGGACCACTGGCTCTTCCTGGGCCACAGCCCGGCCGTCCTCCTCCACGACCTGCTCGGGCAGCACGCGGCGGCCTGGGTGCTGATGGTCTGGTACGAGTCGTTCCCCACGCTCGAGCAGCTGGCGATCCCGGCGGCCCTGGTCTTCGCCCCGCGGATGCGGGAGGCGTACGTCGGGGTCGCGTCGGGGCTGTGGATCTGGATCCTCGGCACCGCGTCGTACTACGCGATCCCGACGCTCGGGCCGTTCAACGCGGCGCCGCGCGACTTCAGCGGCCTGCCCCACATGATGATCCAGGACACCCAGGCGAGGTACCTCGCGCAGCGCAACGACCTGCTGGCGCACCCGCACGCCCCGGACGCGTTCGCGCAGATCTCGGCGTTCGCCAGCCTGCACGTGGGCGTCACGACCACGATCCTGCTGATGTTCCGCTACTACGGGATGCGCCGGTCCACCCGGGCCATGACGGTCTTCCTGATCGGCACGATCGTGGCCACCATTTACCTGGGCTGGCACTTCGCGGTCGACGACATCGCCGGGCTGTTCATCGGCTGGCTGTCGGTCCGTCTCGGGCGCTGGACGATCCACCCGCCGGCGCGCGCCGCACGTGAGGTCGCGTCCGGGCGACCGAAATTGGGGAGCGGCTCGCAATTGCGTTGA
- a CDS encoding DUF4194 domain-containing protein — MSTDLTETEPIQGEPVAGEFTALDDDDPTREATASVSLFEGDEGSLELAERRALVALLKQRFISARTHPRDWQALVANERVLRSRLNDLFLELQVDPVREVAWKRQATPETGPRFPTLLHDTAWSREETIVLVHLRDRFRAATAAGEQRVHVDREDVVRHVAGFRPTHATDVAGDEKRARNAVSSINKAGLLIGSPTDDRFEVSEAIESLLPLELLRELLDGLRRTNDPAAQAAEDPLFAGFEGEVEPHENDPEEQP; from the coding sequence ATGAGCACCGACCTGACCGAGACCGAGCCGATCCAGGGGGAGCCGGTCGCGGGGGAGTTCACCGCGCTCGACGACGACGACCCCACCCGCGAGGCCACCGCCTCGGTCTCGCTGTTCGAGGGCGACGAGGGCAGCCTGGAGCTCGCCGAGCGCCGGGCCTTGGTCGCCCTGCTCAAGCAGCGCTTCATCAGCGCGCGCACCCACCCCCGCGACTGGCAGGCGCTGGTCGCCAACGAGCGGGTGCTCCGCTCACGCCTCAACGACCTGTTCCTCGAGCTGCAGGTCGACCCGGTCCGCGAGGTCGCCTGGAAGCGGCAGGCGACCCCTGAGACCGGACCGCGGTTCCCCACGCTGCTGCACGACACCGCGTGGAGCCGGGAGGAGACGATCGTGCTGGTGCACCTGCGCGACCGGTTCCGCGCGGCGACGGCCGCGGGCGAGCAGCGCGTCCACGTCGACCGGGAGGACGTGGTCCGCCACGTGGCCGGCTTCCGTCCCACGCACGCCACCGACGTCGCCGGGGACGAGAAACGGGCCCGCAACGCCGTGAGCAGCATCAACAAGGCCGGCCTGCTCATCGGGTCGCCGACCGACGACCGGTTCGAGGTCTCCGAGGCGATCGAGTCGCTGCTGCCGCTGGAGCTGCTGCGCGAGCTGCTCGACGGGCTGCGGCGCACCAACGACCCCGCCGCCCAGGCGGCCGAGGACCCACTCTTCGCCGGCTTCGAGGGCGAGGTCGAGCCGCACGAGAACGACCCGGAGGAGCAGCCGTGA
- a CDS encoding DUF3375 domain-containing protein, which produces MSDVAGELARVRGAFEQPTLTLLHQRQAPVVIAVFRSAFGRDNRPIPTARLHAVVDDHLAELRLAGEKELPSGTGRELCQRWMRGQWLVRALDERGQEVYTLTSHAQQALELVKTLSRDRATLSEHRIATILTTVRRFNGEANPDRGTRVAILNAEIGRLTAERDRLVDGEELALLSEDYMLEGFTELQSLISALPSDFARVEERFAEIRSEILASFRAEDRPAGEVIDDYLARADALMTATPEGRAFEGAFALLRDDAMVAQLREDMNALLDHPLAEAILADADRAELRGTVRLVRDGLDRVLSQRSRVTSTLKEYIVSHDGARDRELEQTLRQIESELTTWMAASGPRSTIGLPLLPARVDVDHLRERFHDPADDLGPARLADTPRAESESPSYAELLAQGGPSLPALRERLDAALRSPDAASSLGELFDSLDSSLRRPVEILGLLHLAADHDLTAEPALEHYRAVRADGSARSFAVPRFALPDPPVPDPSDPELAPEETR; this is translated from the coding sequence ATGAGCGACGTGGCGGGCGAGCTCGCGCGCGTGCGCGGCGCGTTCGAGCAGCCCACGCTGACGCTGCTGCACCAGCGTCAGGCGCCGGTGGTGATCGCGGTCTTCCGGTCCGCGTTCGGTCGCGACAACCGGCCGATCCCCACCGCGCGGCTGCACGCGGTCGTCGACGACCACCTGGCCGAGCTCCGGCTGGCGGGGGAGAAGGAGCTGCCCTCCGGCACCGGACGCGAGCTGTGCCAGCGCTGGATGCGCGGTCAGTGGCTGGTGCGGGCGCTCGACGAGCGCGGCCAGGAGGTCTACACGCTCACCTCGCACGCGCAGCAGGCCCTCGAGCTGGTCAAGACGCTCTCCCGGGACCGGGCGACGCTCAGCGAGCACCGGATCGCGACGATCCTGACCACGGTCCGCCGGTTCAACGGCGAGGCCAACCCCGACCGCGGCACCCGGGTGGCGATCCTCAACGCCGAGATCGGCCGGCTCACGGCCGAGCGGGACCGGTTGGTCGACGGCGAGGAGCTCGCGCTGCTGAGCGAGGACTACATGCTCGAGGGCTTCACCGAGCTGCAGTCGCTGATCTCGGCGCTGCCCAGCGACTTCGCGCGGGTGGAGGAGCGGTTCGCCGAGATCCGCTCGGAGATCCTGGCGTCCTTCCGTGCCGAGGACCGTCCCGCGGGCGAGGTCATCGACGACTACCTCGCCCGCGCCGACGCGCTGATGACGGCCACCCCGGAGGGGCGCGCGTTCGAGGGTGCGTTCGCGCTGCTCCGCGACGACGCGATGGTCGCCCAGCTGCGCGAGGACATGAACGCGCTGCTCGACCACCCGCTCGCCGAGGCGATCCTCGCCGACGCCGACCGCGCCGAGCTGCGCGGCACCGTACGGCTGGTGCGCGACGGCCTGGACCGGGTGCTCTCCCAGCGGTCCCGGGTGACCTCGACGCTCAAGGAGTACATCGTCTCCCACGACGGGGCCCGCGACCGCGAGCTCGAGCAGACGCTGCGCCAGATCGAGTCGGAGCTGACCACCTGGATGGCCGCCTCCGGCCCGCGCTCCACGATCGGCCTGCCGCTGCTGCCGGCGCGCGTCGACGTCGACCACCTGCGCGAGCGGTTCCACGACCCTGCCGACGACCTCGGGCCGGCCCGGCTCGCCGACACTCCCCGGGCGGAGTCCGAGAGCCCGTCGTACGCCGAGCTCCTGGCGCAGGGCGGCCCGTCCCTCCCGGCGCTGCGGGAGCGGCTGGACGCCGCGCTGCGCTCGCCCGACGCGGCCAGCTCGCTGGGCGAGCTGTTCGACAGCCTCGACTCGTCCCTGCGGCGGCCCGTGGAGATCCTCGGCCTGCTGCACCTCGCCGCCGACCACGACCTGACCGCGGAGCCGGCGCTGGAGCACTACCGCGCGGTGCGCGCCGACGGCTCCGCGCGGAGCTTCGCGGTGCCCCGGTTCGCCCTGCCGGACCCGCCCGTCCCGGACCCGTCCGACCCCGAGCTCGCGCCGGAGGAGACCCGATGA
- a CDS encoding ferredoxin reductase family protein — protein sequence MTAVVSGTTASRARPVPTGLRARRDATVRLAAGSLLWLALLLVTYWWVAGGGVQGLGGRADRLTSVGRITGLVASVLLLAQVLLMARVPVLESAFGQDRLAAIHRVVGFTSFNLMLAHLVAITWGYAGGRLAGTPATAWDLTINYPGMLLAVAGTGCLVMVVATSVRLARRRLRYESWHLLHLYAYLGVGLALPHQLWTGKELMSSPARSLFWWSAWGATAAAVLVWRVALPGWRNLRHRLRVASVVAEGPGVASVYLTGHRLDRLPVEAGQFLGFRFLGRPGWTRANPYSLSAAPDGRSLRITVQAVGDGSAASFRLRPGTRVLFEGPYGRLGARARTRHKVALIGAGVGITPLRALAEGLAYRPGEAVLLKRYTTEALFFDELEHLARERGLRVLYLPGHRRGPHSWLPHGVGEVSDLDALRYWVPDIHERDAFVCGPAAWTELVRRDLLAAGLSPDQIHLETFAW from the coding sequence GTGACGGCGGTGGTGTCGGGCACCACCGCGTCCCGGGCCCGGCCGGTCCCCACCGGCCTGCGGGCCCGGCGCGACGCGACCGTCCGGCTCGCCGCCGGCAGCCTGCTGTGGCTGGCGCTGCTGCTGGTGACCTACTGGTGGGTCGCCGGCGGCGGGGTGCAGGGCCTGGGCGGCCGGGCCGACCGCCTCACGTCCGTGGGCCGGATCACCGGCCTGGTGGCGTCGGTGCTGCTGCTCGCGCAGGTCCTGCTGATGGCGCGGGTCCCGGTGCTGGAGTCCGCGTTCGGCCAGGACCGGCTGGCCGCGATCCACCGGGTGGTCGGCTTCACCTCGTTCAACCTGATGCTCGCCCACCTGGTCGCCATCACCTGGGGGTACGCCGGCGGCCGACTGGCCGGGACCCCTGCGACCGCGTGGGACCTGACCATCAACTACCCCGGCATGCTGCTCGCGGTCGCCGGCACCGGCTGCCTGGTGATGGTGGTGGCCACCAGCGTCCGGCTCGCGCGCCGGCGGCTGCGCTACGAGTCCTGGCACCTGCTCCACCTCTACGCCTACCTCGGCGTCGGGCTGGCCCTGCCGCACCAGCTCTGGACCGGCAAGGAGCTGATGTCCTCCCCCGCCCGGTCGCTCTTCTGGTGGTCGGCGTGGGGGGCCACCGCGGCCGCCGTGCTCGTGTGGCGGGTGGCGCTGCCCGGCTGGCGCAACCTGCGGCACCGGCTGCGGGTGGCGTCGGTGGTCGCCGAGGGGCCGGGCGTCGCCTCGGTCTACCTCACCGGGCACCGCCTCGACCGGCTGCCCGTGGAGGCCGGCCAGTTCCTCGGCTTCCGCTTCCTGGGCCGCCCCGGCTGGACCCGCGCCAACCCGTACTCCCTCTCCGCGGCCCCGGACGGACGCAGCCTGCGCATCACCGTGCAGGCGGTCGGCGACGGCAGCGCGGCGAGCTTCCGCCTGCGGCCGGGCACCCGGGTCCTCTTCGAGGGGCCGTACGGCCGGCTCGGCGCCCGCGCCCGCACCCGGCACAAGGTCGCGCTGATCGGTGCCGGCGTCGGCATCACCCCGCTGCGCGCCCTGGCCGAGGGGCTGGCCTACCGGCCCGGCGAGGCCGTGCTGCTCAAGCGCTACACCACCGAGGCGCTCTTCTTCGACGAGCTCGAGCACCTGGCCCGCGAGCGCGGGCTGCGGGTGCTGTACCTGCCCGGCCACCGCCGCGGGCCCCACTCGTGGCTGCCGCACGGCGTCGGCGAGGTCTCCGACCTCGACGCGCTGCGCTACTGGGTCCCCGACATCCACGAGCGCGACGCGTTCGTGTGCGGCCCGGCGGCCTGGACCGAGCTGGTCCGCCGGGACCTGCTCGCGGCCGGCCTCTCCCCCGACCAGATCCATCTCGAGACCTTTGCGTGGTGA
- a CDS encoding SbcC/MukB-like Walker B domain-containing protein, whose product MSTDLETGPFGPSGPSDGAETAPDPDGDAAPGEGLFDHGSVTTPADDTLQWRAELLQLVNWGGFSGSARVDLHGDATMMSGASGVGKSTVLDAYTALMMPSDTKFNGASNDAVAGRARGVGQRNLLSYLRGAVDVVDDPRTGRPVERLLRGRNVDTWGAVAMTFVNDQQRRFTVLRTYYVPRRATRSGDVQMQLATLDALVDLAGLEAAVPDRFHANTLKKLYPGLRVHRTYAEFAAVLHARLGIGANGDGAKALRLLARIQAGNQVRSVDELYKEMVLERPATFAAADRAIEHFDDLESAYTAMRTEEQKLDLLAPITGLQQRKTVAQARTRELDAFGVTSTGDTPVRLWLLRTHARLLGAAVDTNRRGRLRVADELQASARAETALAADLEAAKQEHRAAGGASLERLGVDAERERVLREERAARRDSLLERLAPLADGGAEEALASREEFAALRARAEAWLAAHAQEAADLVARRDQVMGERYPLLARRKELEAERGSLEGRAGRVPERLHALRAEVARASGLSLEELPFVAELIDVAPAESRWRLAIETVLAGSARLLLVPADRLEHFSAAIDSLRLRGRLTFEGAELELDGPTTTDPDRVAGKLLFRDSPFRGWVQRHVAEPARNALCVESADELGDGGYRVTAAGQTRSGRRGSHGRGEQRNIIGFSNADALAELDQELAGIEEALTGLDRRLAEVEAATRVLEQRRTAYDAVRSQGFDDLDVVSCDTRIAELERRREDLLSADDRLETIEQQIAGLEAALETARRQRYQLDEERRRLDAEHGELVEAEDQVNDELERIGTVRVVLTEEQAARLDEEFAVAAAPDDPEDLGRFHENAGRLQVRLNEAVAGAQVEVEQVDRELGNIFRSYQFQWEDPNLGTTSDSVADYARILAEIEATGLAQRRSEWRRRLTEWSGQDLVPLAGAMSASVEEIEDRLEPINAILRRLEFGAAKDRLRIRLRRLAPAHVQVFVRELRELSRGTGRDLTEEQMEARFAQLRRFMEQLRRPEHGYDGERGSDRDRLLDVRRHVEISAERYDRLTGELKATYRTLGEKSGGESQELVAFIVGSALRFRLGDEMRSRPRFAPVFLDEGFVKADSEFAGRAVRAWKGLGFQLVIGVPLDKVTGLEPHMDALLVITKHPETHLSAIHALTDA is encoded by the coding sequence GTGAGCACCGACCTCGAGACCGGGCCGTTCGGGCCGTCCGGGCCGTCCGACGGCGCGGAGACCGCCCCGGACCCGGACGGCGACGCCGCGCCGGGGGAGGGCCTGTTCGACCACGGCAGCGTGACGACGCCGGCCGACGACACCCTGCAGTGGCGGGCCGAGCTGCTGCAGCTGGTCAACTGGGGTGGGTTCTCCGGGAGCGCGCGCGTGGACCTGCACGGCGACGCGACGATGATGTCCGGCGCGTCCGGGGTCGGCAAGAGCACCGTGCTCGACGCCTACACGGCGCTGATGATGCCCTCGGACACCAAGTTCAACGGGGCCTCCAACGACGCGGTCGCCGGCCGGGCCCGGGGCGTCGGCCAGCGCAACCTGCTGTCCTACCTGCGCGGCGCGGTCGACGTGGTCGACGACCCCCGCACCGGGCGACCGGTCGAGCGGCTGCTGCGCGGGCGCAACGTCGACACCTGGGGCGCGGTCGCGATGACCTTCGTCAACGACCAGCAGCGCCGCTTCACCGTGCTGCGCACCTACTACGTGCCGCGCCGGGCCACCCGCTCGGGCGACGTGCAGATGCAGCTGGCCACCCTGGACGCGCTGGTGGACCTCGCCGGACTCGAGGCCGCCGTACCCGACCGGTTCCACGCCAACACCCTCAAGAAGCTCTACCCGGGCCTCCGCGTGCACCGCACGTACGCCGAGTTCGCGGCCGTCCTGCACGCCCGGCTCGGCATCGGCGCCAACGGTGACGGCGCCAAGGCGCTGCGGCTGCTGGCCCGGATCCAGGCCGGCAACCAGGTGCGCAGCGTCGACGAGCTCTACAAGGAGATGGTGCTCGAGCGGCCGGCGACGTTCGCGGCCGCCGACCGTGCGATCGAGCACTTCGACGACCTCGAGTCGGCGTACACCGCGATGCGCACCGAGGAGCAGAAGCTCGACCTGCTGGCGCCGATCACCGGGCTGCAGCAGCGCAAGACGGTGGCGCAGGCCCGGACCCGCGAGCTCGACGCCTTCGGGGTGACCTCGACGGGTGACACGCCGGTGCGGCTCTGGCTGCTGCGCACCCATGCCCGGCTGCTGGGCGCCGCGGTCGACACCAACCGACGGGGCCGGCTGCGGGTGGCCGACGAGCTGCAGGCGAGCGCCCGCGCCGAGACCGCGCTGGCCGCCGACCTCGAGGCCGCCAAGCAGGAGCACCGGGCCGCCGGCGGTGCCAGCCTCGAGCGGCTCGGCGTCGACGCCGAGCGGGAGCGGGTGCTGCGCGAGGAGCGGGCCGCCCGCCGCGACTCGTTGCTGGAGCGGCTCGCCCCGCTCGCCGACGGCGGGGCCGAGGAGGCGCTGGCGTCGCGCGAGGAGTTCGCCGCCCTGCGGGCGCGGGCCGAGGCCTGGCTCGCGGCCCACGCGCAGGAGGCGGCCGACCTGGTCGCCCGCCGCGATCAGGTGATGGGCGAGCGCTACCCGCTGCTCGCGCGGCGCAAGGAGCTGGAGGCCGAGCGGGGCTCGCTCGAGGGCCGCGCCGGCCGGGTGCCCGAGCGGCTGCACGCGCTGCGCGCCGAGGTGGCGCGGGCGAGCGGGCTGTCGCTGGAGGAGCTGCCGTTCGTCGCCGAGCTGATCGACGTCGCCCCGGCCGAGTCCCGGTGGCGGCTCGCGATCGAGACCGTGCTCGCCGGGTCGGCGCGGCTGCTGCTGGTGCCGGCCGACCGGCTCGAGCACTTCTCGGCGGCGATCGACTCGCTGCGGCTGCGGGGCCGGCTGACCTTCGAGGGCGCCGAGCTGGAGCTGGACGGGCCGACGACGACCGACCCGGACCGGGTGGCCGGCAAGCTGCTGTTCCGCGACTCGCCGTTCCGGGGCTGGGTGCAGCGGCACGTCGCCGAGCCGGCCCGCAACGCGCTGTGCGTGGAGTCCGCCGACGAGCTCGGCGACGGCGGCTACCGGGTCACCGCGGCGGGCCAGACCCGGTCGGGCCGGCGGGGCTCGCACGGCCGCGGCGAGCAGCGCAACATCATCGGCTTCAGCAACGCCGACGCGCTCGCCGAGCTCGACCAGGAGCTCGCCGGGATCGAGGAGGCGCTGACCGGGCTCGACCGGCGGCTGGCCGAGGTCGAGGCCGCGACCCGGGTGCTGGAGCAGCGGCGGACGGCGTACGACGCGGTGCGCAGCCAGGGCTTCGACGACCTCGACGTGGTCAGCTGCGACACCCGGATCGCCGAGCTGGAGCGGCGGCGCGAGGACCTCCTCTCCGCCGACGACCGGCTCGAGACGATCGAGCAGCAGATCGCGGGGCTCGAGGCCGCCCTCGAGACCGCCCGCCGCCAGCGCTACCAGCTCGACGAGGAGCGGCGCCGGCTGGACGCCGAGCACGGCGAGCTGGTCGAGGCCGAGGACCAGGTCAACGACGAGCTGGAGCGGATCGGCACGGTCCGGGTCGTGCTCACCGAGGAGCAGGCCGCCCGGCTCGACGAGGAGTTCGCGGTCGCGGCCGCTCCGGACGACCCCGAGGACCTCGGCCGCTTCCACGAGAACGCGGGCCGTCTGCAGGTCCGGCTCAACGAGGCGGTCGCCGGCGCCCAGGTCGAGGTGGAGCAGGTGGACCGGGAGCTGGGCAACATCTTCCGCAGCTACCAGTTCCAGTGGGAGGACCCGAACCTCGGCACCACCTCGGACTCCGTGGCCGACTACGCGCGGATCCTCGCCGAGATCGAGGCCACCGGCCTGGCCCAGCGCCGCAGCGAGTGGCGCCGCCGGCTCACCGAGTGGAGCGGCCAGGACCTGGTGCCGCTGGCCGGCGCGATGTCGGCGTCGGTCGAGGAGATCGAGGACCGGCTCGAGCCGATCAACGCGATCCTGCGCCGGCTGGAGTTCGGTGCCGCGAAGGACCGGCTGCGGATCCGGCTGCGGCGTCTGGCGCCCGCCCACGTGCAGGTGTTCGTCCGTGAGCTGCGCGAGCTCTCGAGGGGCACCGGTCGCGACCTCACCGAGGAGCAGATGGAGGCCCGCTTCGCCCAGCTGCGGCGGTTCATGGAGCAGCTGCGGCGCCCTGAGCACGGGTACGACGGTGAGCGCGGCTCCGACCGCGACCGGCTGCTCGACGTGCGCCGGCACGTCGAGATCAGTGCCGAGCGCTACGACCGGCTCACCGGCGAGCTGAAGGCGACCTACCGCACCCTCGGCGAGAAGAGTGGCGGGGAGTCCCAGGAGCTGGTCGCGTTCATCGTGGGCTCGGCGCTGCGGTTCCGGCTCGGCGACGAGATGCGCTCCCGGCCCCGCTTCGCCCCGGTGTTCCTGGACGAGGGCTTCGTCAAGGCCGACTCGGAGTTCGCGGGCCGTGCCGTACGGGCCTGGAAGGGGCTCGGCTTCCAGCTCGTCATCGGGGTCCCGCTGGACAAGGTCACCGGGCTCGAGCCGCACATGGACGCGCTGCTGGTCATCACGAAGCACCCCGAGACCCACCTGTCGGCGATCCACGCCCTCACCGACGCCTGA
- a CDS encoding thioesterase family protein: MQSPAYFFRLDGSRFRATPHTSGAWSETEQHIAPMTGLLVHEIERAVGDDGLVLGRLTLDILGVVEVDEFEVAVELIRPGRTIALVEARATRAGRTVAIARAWRLVPGDTTAVTGGEPVATPSPAQVPPWDMTSVWPGGYIASLEVRREPDAEPGRALAWVRSPVELVAGEPVSDLARWVGLIDTANGLSVRESPQKWLFPNVDLTLHLHRQPVGRWVGFDAAVVFGAQGLGLTETVLHDETGPVGRLAQLLTVRARTDGPG; the protein is encoded by the coding sequence ATGCAGTCCCCTGCCTACTTCTTCCGGCTCGACGGCAGCCGCTTCCGGGCGACCCCGCACACCAGCGGCGCCTGGTCGGAGACCGAGCAGCACATCGCGCCGATGACCGGCCTGTTGGTGCACGAGATCGAACGCGCCGTCGGCGACGACGGCCTGGTGCTCGGCCGGCTCACCCTCGACATCCTCGGCGTGGTGGAGGTCGACGAGTTCGAGGTGGCCGTCGAGCTGATCCGGCCCGGCCGCACGATCGCGCTGGTCGAGGCGCGGGCCACCCGGGCGGGGCGCACCGTGGCGATCGCGCGGGCGTGGCGGCTGGTCCCCGGGGACACCACGGCCGTCACCGGAGGCGAGCCGGTCGCGACACCCTCGCCGGCACAGGTGCCGCCGTGGGACATGACCTCGGTGTGGCCCGGCGGCTACATCGCCTCCCTGGAGGTACGACGCGAGCCGGACGCCGAGCCGGGCCGGGCGCTGGCCTGGGTGCGCAGCCCGGTCGAGCTCGTGGCCGGGGAGCCGGTCAGCGACCTGGCCCGCTGGGTCGGGCTGATCGACACCGCCAACGGGCTCTCGGTGCGGGAGTCGCCGCAGAAGTGGCTGTTCCCCAACGTCGACCTGACCCTGCACCTGCACCGCCAGCCGGTCGGGCGCTGGGTCGGCTTCGACGCCGCGGTCGTCTTCGGAGCGCAGGGCCTGGGGCTCACCGAGACGGTCCTCCACGACGAGACCGGCCCGGTGGGCCGGCTGGCGCAGCTGCTCACCGTGCGCGCCCGGACGGACGGGCCCGGGTGA
- a CDS encoding FMN-binding protein: MKRIVLWFLSTASLVVLLFGYHTSTSSTLATGASTSIVTGGSGSTGTTSSGGAGGTGGGSGGGAGGTGGGSGGGSGGGSGSGGSGSGSATRAPSTTPTTTKATGGVAMTAWGPVQVQLTLRGGTITRVGVLQHPTGNPRSDEINAYALPILIQETTEAQSADIDMVSGATYTSTGYLQSLQSALDQVGA; the protein is encoded by the coding sequence TTGAAGCGAATCGTCCTGTGGTTCCTGTCCACCGCCTCCCTCGTGGTGCTGCTCTTCGGCTATCACACCTCCACCTCCTCCACGCTGGCCACCGGCGCGTCGACGTCGATCGTGACGGGCGGCAGCGGCTCGACCGGTACGACGAGCTCGGGCGGCGCGGGCGGCACGGGCGGCGGCTCCGGCGGCGGCGCGGGCGGCACGGGCGGCGGCTCCGGCGGCGGCTCGGGCGGCGGCTCGGGGTCGGGCGGCTCCGGCTCCGGCTCCGCGACCAGGGCACCCTCCACGACCCCCACCACGACCAAGGCCACCGGCGGCGTGGCGATGACCGCCTGGGGCCCGGTCCAGGTGCAGCTCACGCTGCGGGGCGGCACGATCACCCGGGTCGGCGTCCTGCAGCACCCGACCGGCAACCCGCGATCCGACGAGATCAACGCCTACGCCCTGCCGATCCTCATCCAGGAGACCACCGAGGCCCAGAGCGCCGACATCGACATGGTCAGCGGCGCGACCTACACCAGCACCGGCTACCTGCAGTCGCTGCAGAGCGCGCTCGACCAGGTGGGCGCGTGA
- a CDS encoding FAD:protein FMN transferase, whose protein sequence is MTEVTGSRPLVRRVEHVMGIPVSLAVRGRSADDPALADAWQQAVATLHDVDRVFSTYRPASYVSRLGRGEIGVEECPPEVAEVLALAERTRVESGGAFDVRRRDAEGRPVLDTDGVVKGWAVEQAARALETLAGDFCLSAGGDLVCRVADPARPPWRIGVEDPADPRRLVARIPVRNGGVATSGFTHRGTHIVDARTGLVPVGVASVTVVTASLTDADLDATAAFALGPEATGWLSSRPGRTGLVVGTDGSRTVVGQADGQTGPIS, encoded by the coding sequence GTGACCGAGGTGACCGGCTCCCGGCCCCTGGTGCGCCGGGTCGAGCACGTGATGGGGATACCGGTCAGCCTCGCGGTGCGCGGTCGGTCGGCCGACGACCCCGCGCTGGCCGACGCCTGGCAGCAGGCGGTCGCGACGCTGCATGACGTGGACCGCGTGTTCAGCACCTACCGGCCCGCGTCGTACGTCTCCCGGCTCGGCCGCGGCGAGATCGGCGTGGAGGAGTGCCCGCCCGAGGTGGCGGAGGTGCTCGCCCTCGCCGAGCGCACCCGGGTGGAGTCCGGCGGCGCCTTCGACGTACGCCGTCGTGACGCCGAGGGGCGCCCGGTGCTCGACACCGACGGCGTCGTCAAGGGCTGGGCGGTGGAGCAGGCGGCCCGGGCGCTCGAGACGCTGGCCGGCGACTTCTGCCTGTCCGCCGGGGGTGACCTGGTCTGCCGGGTCGCCGACCCGGCGCGGCCGCCGTGGCGGATCGGCGTGGAGGACCCCGCCGACCCCAGGCGGCTGGTCGCCCGGATCCCGGTCCGCAACGGCGGCGTGGCGACCTCGGGGTTCACCCACCGGGGCACGCACATCGTCGATGCGCGCACCGGGCTGGTGCCGGTCGGTGTCGCGTCGGTGACCGTGGTCACCGCCTCGCTCACCGACGCCGACCTCGACGCGACCGCGGCGTTCGCGCTCGGCCCGGAGGCCACCGGCTGGCTCAGCTCCCGGCCGGGCCGCACCGGGCTCGTGGTGGGCACCGACGGCAGCCGGACCGTGGTCGGTCAGGCGGACGGCCAGACCGGCCCCATCTCGTAG